Sequence from the Nocardiopsis sp. YSL2 genome:
GCTCGTCGACGAGCCGACGAGCGCGTTGGACGCCGACCGCTCCGCGGACGTCGTCCAGACCCTGCACCGTGTCGCCCGCGACCGCGTCGTCATCATGATCAGCCACCGCTCCGAGACCCTCACCGAGGTCCCCCACGTGCTGAGCCTCGACTCCGGACACCTGCACAGGAGTGCCTCGTGAAGACCCCCACCGCGCCCCGTGCCTTCCGCGCACTGCTGCCCGTTCTGCGGCCCGAATGGCGCGGGATGCTCTGGAGCTACGTACTCGGCACCGCGAGCTCGCTCGGCCTGGCCGGTCTGACCGTCCTCACGGCATGGGCGGTCGGCCACGCCGTCGTGGAGCGCACACCGCCCGGACCCCTCTGGTGGGCCCTGGTCCTCGGGCTCGTGCTGCTGCGCGTGCTGCTGACCTGGCGGGAGATGGACGTCTCCCACGCCCTGGCCTACCGCGTGCTGGCCCGGTTGAGGATGGCCCTGTTCGACGCCTACGCGCGCAGCGTTCCGGGCCGTCGCCGCGAGCACTCCGGACGCGCGGCCACCGTCGCGATGGAGGACACCGAGAAGCTCGAGTTCTTCTACGCTCACACGATCGCCCAGCTCGGCGCCTCGCTCACGCTGTTCGTCGCCTCCCTGGCCACCGCGTCCGCCCTCCTGCCCGAAGCGGCGTTCGTCATGCTCATGGGCGCTGCCGTCGTGGCGAGCAGCGCGCTGTACTGGGCCGGGGCGGCCCGGCGGCTGGGCGAGCGGGAGCAGCGTGAGCGCTCGGACCTGTCCGAGCACATCGTCGACGCGCTGGGCGCCCTGCGCGAGGTCCTCGCCTACGGACTCGTCCCGCGCATCGTCGCCGAGACCAGCGCCGCCACCGCGCGCGCCACCACCCTCGCGCGGCGGCGCGAACTGCTGTCGCACCTGGTCACCGGCATCCGGGAACTGATCATCACCGCCGTGATCATCGGCGTCATCGCCACCAGCGCCACCGCAGCGGGCGTGCTCTCTGACGATGCCCCGGTGCGGTTGGCCCCGGCAGAGCTGCCCGCGCTGATCGCTCTGGCCCTGGCCGGTGTCGCCGCCGTCGTCGACGCCACGGACACCCTCACACGGCTCCATCCGCTCGTCTCCGGCGCCGAACGCGTCGCCGCCGGCATCGATCGGCCCCCGGTCGTCGGTGTTCCCGAAGCGCCGCGACGGCTGCCCGACGGGCCGCTCGGCCTCCGGTTCCGGGAGGTGTCCTTCTGCTACGAAGGCCGGCAGCCGACGCTCACCTCCTGGTCCACCGAGCTCGCCCCCGGCGAGCACGTCGGGCTGGTCGGCCCTTCGGGCTCGGGCAAGAGCACGGTCATCGCGCTCGCGGCCCGGCTCTGGGACCCCTCGGAGGGGTCGGTCGAACTCGTGGCGGCGGACGGCGAGAGCGTCCCCGTCGCCGAGCTCGACGACGCGGCGCTGCGGGGGGCCGTCGCCCTGGTCGACCAGGACGCGATGCTCTTCCACGGCACCGTCCGCGACAACCTGCTGCGGGGCTGCGGGCCACGGTCCGACGAGGAGTTGACAGGCCTGCTCGAACGTGTCGAAGCCGCCTCCTGGATCGGTCTCGACGACGACCTCGGCGAGGCGGGTGTGCGGTTGTCCGGCGGTCAGAGGGCTCGCCTGTGCCTGGCCCGTGCCCTCGCCCGCCGCCCACGGGTGCTCCTCGTGGACGAGGTCACCGCCAGTCTCGACCCGGCCACCGAACGCCTGGTCTCCGACGTCATCGCCGAGTTCCCCGGTACCGTCCTCATCGCCTCCCACCGGGCCGAGACGCTCGCCCGCCTCGCACGCGTCGTGGACGTGGCCGGGACCCCGCTCTCCGCGCGGAAGTCGGGTGACTGACCCGGTCGGACCTCCCGGGGCTGCCCGTCACGGCGGCCCCGTCCCGCGACGACTTGTCGAGTTCACCCCTCGGCAGGGCCCGGCCGGGCCCGTCACGGGGCCGAACGGCCACCGACGACGCTCCCGAAGCCTCCGGGCCTGGGACCGGACTTCCGACGGTCCATCCGCGGGGCCTCCGACCCGCGCCGATCACGCGGTCAGGTCGGGCCGGCCTCAGCGGCCGCGTCACGGGCGGAGCCGCAGGGCGCCTCCGCCAGAGGGCGCAGGCCCACAGAGAACTCCACCGCGCCGTCGTGCTCGGATTGACGCAGGGTGCCCAGGTCGGCGAACATGCCCTCCACCTCGTGCCTGAGCAGGTGGGCCAGCGCGACCGTGAAGCCCCCCAGGCTCTCGGGTCCGGGTACCGCCAGCCGGACCTCGGTCCCCCCGCCGTACTCGACCAGCTCCACGTCCGAGGGCAGGGGCGATGAGTCCGCCGCCGTGACCGGTACGCACACCCGAAACGCCGCCCTACCGTCCGTTCCCGGTTCCAGGGCCTTCCACCAGTGGCCGTCGGCACGCCACCCGCGCTCCCGGGCCAGAGCGCCGAGCAGTTCGGCCAGGGCCTGCGCCTCGGCCCGTGACCGGCTCACGTCGAAGTCCTCGCCCTCCTCCGCGGTCAGCCCGGTGAGGGCGGTGCGCGCCCGCCGGGCCCCGACCTCCACGCGCGGCTCCCACGCCAGCACCGCGTGGGCCTCCGCCAGCGCGCGGTCCTGCTCCTCACGCTCGCGCCGCAACCGCTCGGCGTGTCGTCGGAGCGCCTCGGGAGCCAGGTCGGGTGTGTCCACCACGCGGCGGATGGAGTCCAGGCTCATCCCCACACGGCGCAGGGCGACGATCCTCCCAGCGCGCTCGATCTGGTCGACGGTGTACCAGCGGAACTGCGTGTCCTCGTCCACGTGGTCCGGGACCAGGAGGCCGATGGAGTGGTAGTGGTGCAGTGCCTTGCGCGAGAGACCGGTGAGTTCACTGAAGGAACTGATGGGAAGCATGGTTCTACTGTGGCCTCTCCCCCAAGGGGAGAGGCAAGTCGGTGTCTCGGACACGGTCAGGGGCCGGCTGAGGACAGGAGTGACCGGCGGCGGTCGGGCGGCGGCTACCGTGCAGCGGGTGGTATCGACCCCGAACAGGTAGGTGGGGTCGGAGGCGATCTGCGCGTCCGGACCGAGCCGGCCACGTGCGGGTTCGCCGCACCGCGACCCTGCCCAGTGTGCCCGGGGCATCCCCGCGTTGGCTCACGCGCGCCGCGCAGCCGCCCGCCACGCGAGAGCAGCAGGGATGTGCCGCGCAGGCCACCGGAAGCGAGGGGGCGGCTCAGATGACCGGTCCGCAGGACACACGCGGCGCTGCCGCGTCGCGGCCGCGAGACCGGCGCGACCTCACACCGGAGCGGGCGGACCCCCTTCGGGGGCCAGGACCGCGCGCAACTCGGACCTGTCGCGCACACCCAGCTTGCGGTAGGCGGCGGCGAGCTGGTTGTTGACCGTGCTGGGGGCACTGCCGAGCCGGTGGGCGATCTCCTTCGAGGTCAGACGGTGTGCCGCCAGGAAGGCGACCTCGGACTCCCTGGGAGTGAGCAGCGTGGACCGGTCGGGTACAGCCGACCAGAGGGCCGCTCCCCGCCTGCTCCGAGCGGCACGCGCGTTCCACCGGTCCGCGGCACGCCGGTCTCCGTTCGCCGAGCTCCAACGGGCCAGGGCGAACGCGGTGTCCGCGGCGGTGGCACGCAGGCCCAGATCGGTCGCGCGCGCGAAGAGGTCCGCCGTCGCCTCGTGGTCGCGCTCCTCCATGGCCGCCGCGTGTTCCTGGATGAAGACGGCGAGGCCACCGCCCGCGGTGTCGGCGGCCTCCGCCGCGAGCTTGGCCACAGGCCCGGGGTGGCCGAGCCGCGCTGCGCAGTGTGCCAGCATCCCCGCCAGGAACACGTGTCGGGCGTCGAGCAGGTACCGGGCGCCTTCGGCCAGGATCTCCGCGGCTTCCTCGGGCCTGCCCAAGGCCCGTTCGTGCCACGCTCGCGCCCACGTCAGCTGCATCCTGACCTTGGGGTCGGCCAGACTCGCCTCGGCGATGCCGCTCCGATATCCTCCGGCCTCGCCAGTCCTACCCGCGGCGATACAGGCGGCCGAGGCCAGAGCGAGCGCGGCAGGCAACAGGCCCATGGGGTCCCGCCATCTGAGGTGCCGGACCGCTGATGCGGCGAGTGCGTGTGCGCGCTCGGCGTCGTCGGTGAGGAGTTCGGTGAGGCCGAGCGCGTACTCCCAGGTGCCGCGCATCTGCGGGTGGTCCAGGGTGCAGGAGCGGATCTCCTGCTCCAGCGCGCCGCGGGTGGCGATGACGTCCCCGGTGTAGGACAGAGCCATGAACTCGGCGAGGCGCGTCATCTGATCGGCCGCGGGTAGCTGCTCCCGGTGCCCGGGCAGTACCTTCTCCAGTCGCCTCAGGAGCTGCTCCACCTCTGCCAAGGGGCCCGTGATCACCGTCGCCATCACGGTGACCAGCAGGGCGTGGGCGTGCGCGGCGTCCTGGGACGCGGTGTCCGGTGGGGCCAGGACGGCGTGCAGACCACTGACCATCCGCCACTGGAAGGCGTCGTGCTCCACCCGGACGGCCTCCACCGGATCGCTCATGCGCTCCCGTGCCTCGTGGAGGAGGTGGGCGGCGTCGACAGCGCGATGGTGGCGCGTAGCCAGGTGGTGGGCCTTGGCCCGAGCCGCCGTTGAGGTTTCGGCGTCGGTTCGCGCGCGCTCCAGGGCGAGGTCGAGATGACGGTCGGCGAGCTCGGATTCACCCAGTGCCGAAGCGCTCCGTCCGGCCACGCTCAACGCCTGGACGTCACCGGGGGCGCTCTCCAACGCG
This genomic interval carries:
- a CDS encoding ABC transporter ATP-binding protein — its product is MKTPTAPRAFRALLPVLRPEWRGMLWSYVLGTASSLGLAGLTVLTAWAVGHAVVERTPPGPLWWALVLGLVLLRVLLTWREMDVSHALAYRVLARLRMALFDAYARSVPGRRREHSGRAATVAMEDTEKLEFFYAHTIAQLGASLTLFVASLATASALLPEAAFVMLMGAAVVASSALYWAGAARRLGEREQRERSDLSEHIVDALGALREVLAYGLVPRIVAETSAATARATTLARRRELLSHLVTGIRELIITAVIIGVIATSATAAGVLSDDAPVRLAPAELPALIALALAGVAAVVDATDTLTRLHPLVSGAERVAAGIDRPPVVGVPEAPRRLPDGPLGLRFREVSFCYEGRQPTLTSWSTELAPGEHVGLVGPSGSGKSTVIALAARLWDPSEGSVELVAADGESVPVAELDDAALRGAVALVDQDAMLFHGTVRDNLLRGCGPRSDEELTGLLERVEAASWIGLDDDLGEAGVRLSGGQRARLCLARALARRPRVLLVDEVTASLDPATERLVSDVIAEFPGTVLIASHRAETLARLARVVDVAGTPLSARKSGD
- a CDS encoding LuxR family transcriptional regulator → MRTGGLTPLLVSGSTVGADIPLGAFAGLEPSVVQATREASPTARLISYFAQRRSVAILLVDNVDALDPASLFATTHLIRDTRLRAVVATRRLTEAPGAVRELYDHGSLTAHTLLPLSDTESVQMAGQLLGGHLTPGAAAAIAARAEGNPLHIRELVRGSRSEGTLVRTPHGWDLDGPLHPTSRLTQLIGSHLSTLPAPDLALASVLATAGELPVSALDRQEWDHLIGEKVVVEGEGWLHLAHPLYDEALRALVPAAQRRRHRRRAAALLASAAESVAPERAADLTRRSVILSVESGDPVSTEAATATAEHAHALMRHDLALRIATRALESAPGDVQALSVAGRSASALGESELADRHLDLALERARTDAETSTAARAKAHHLATRHHRAVDAAHLLHEARERMSDPVEAVRVEHDAFQWRMVSGLHAVLAPPDTASQDAAHAHALLVTVMATVITGPLAEVEQLLRRLEKVLPGHREQLPAADQMTRLAEFMALSYTGDVIATRGALEQEIRSCTLDHPQMRGTWEYALGLTELLTDDAERAHALAASAVRHLRWRDPMGLLPAALALASAACIAAGRTGEAGGYRSGIAEASLADPKVRMQLTWARAWHERALGRPEEAAEILAEGARYLLDARHVFLAGMLAHCAARLGHPGPVAKLAAEAADTAGGGLAVFIQEHAAAMEERDHEATADLFARATDLGLRATAADTAFALARWSSANGDRRAADRWNARAARSRRGAALWSAVPDRSTLLTPRESEVAFLAAHRLTSKEIAHRLGSAPSTVNNQLAAAYRKLGVRDRSELRAVLAPEGGPPAPV
- a CDS encoding MerR family transcriptional regulator; its protein translation is MLPISSFSELTGLSRKALHHYHSIGLLVPDHVDEDTQFRWYTVDQIERAGRIVALRRVGMSLDSIRRVVDTPDLAPEALRRHAERLRREREEQDRALAEAHAVLAWEPRVEVGARRARTALTGLTAEEGEDFDVSRSRAEAQALAELLGALARERGWRADGHWWKALEPGTDGRAAFRVCVPVTAADSSPLPSDVELVEYGGGTEVRLAVPGPESLGGFTVALAHLLRHEVEGMFADLGTLRQSEHDGAVEFSVGLRPLAEAPCGSARDAAAEAGPT